Proteins encoded within one genomic window of Microbacterium sp. zg-B185:
- a CDS encoding amidohydrolase family protein, whose protein sequence is MTRYEPAIDVDALTAIDVHVHIEIGAHGHASLPPALVEAASKYFSTDGPRPDLDSVAAYYRDRKMAAVVFTVDATTRLGHSPISSTDIAEGAARNNDVLIPFGSVDPLQGAAAVAAARRLVEENGVRGFKFHPTVQGFDPSDEQHYPLYAAIQELGAVALFHTGQTGIGAGMPGGYGLKLGLSNPILLDPIAADFPELQIIMAHPSVPWQDEAISVATHKHNTWIDLSGWSPKYFPESLVRAANSFLKSRVLFGSDFPMLTPDRWIGDAGKTALKPEVMPGIMRDNAARLLGLHSETKRPTKEHP, encoded by the coding sequence ATGACGCGCTACGAGCCTGCGATCGACGTCGACGCGCTGACCGCGATCGACGTCCATGTGCACATCGAGATCGGTGCGCACGGTCACGCGTCGCTGCCGCCTGCGCTGGTGGAAGCCGCGTCGAAGTACTTCAGCACCGACGGCCCCCGGCCGGACCTGGACAGCGTCGCGGCGTATTACCGCGACCGGAAGATGGCCGCGGTCGTCTTCACCGTCGATGCGACGACCCGTCTCGGGCACTCGCCGATCTCGAGCACCGATATCGCGGAGGGGGCCGCGCGCAACAACGACGTGCTGATCCCGTTCGGCTCCGTCGATCCGCTCCAGGGAGCCGCCGCGGTCGCCGCGGCACGGCGCCTGGTGGAGGAGAACGGGGTTCGGGGCTTCAAATTCCACCCGACCGTGCAGGGCTTCGACCCGAGCGACGAGCAGCATTACCCGCTGTATGCGGCCATCCAGGAGCTCGGAGCGGTGGCGTTGTTCCACACCGGCCAGACCGGGATCGGCGCGGGCATGCCGGGCGGGTACGGGTTGAAGCTGGGACTGTCCAACCCCATCCTGCTGGACCCGATCGCGGCGGATTTCCCCGAGCTGCAGATCATCATGGCCCATCCGTCGGTGCCGTGGCAGGACGAGGCCATCTCGGTGGCAACGCACAAGCACAACACGTGGATCGACCTGTCCGGGTGGAGCCCCAAGTACTTCCCGGAGTCGCTGGTGCGCGCCGCCAACTCGTTCCTCAAGAGCCGCGTGCTGTTCGGATCCGACTTCCCTATGCTGACTCCGGATCGCTGGATCGGCGACGCCGGAAAGACCGCACTGAAGCCCGAAGTGATGCCCGGGATCATGCGCGACAACGCCGCACGACTGCTGGGCCTGCACAGCGAGACGAAACGCCCGACCAAGGAGCACCCATGA
- a CDS encoding ABC transporter ATP-binding protein, with protein MPDTLLNVQNLRKVYESSTGNVEAIGDISFRMAAGELVCIVGPSGCGKTTLLKCIAGLLKPTSGIVQLDGKTVTTPPDKMALVFQEYGRSLYPWLTVSGNVELPLKHKKLSRADRDRLIDDALTAVGLDHAAKSYPWQLSGGMQQRVAIARAVAYQPEVLIMDEPFAAVDAQTRADLEDLVRTLHRERGMSILFVTHDIDESVYLGERVVVLSKSPTWVQEDLAIDLAAERDQITTRALPRFTELRTHVYEQIQRAKRGEAVRPAA; from the coding sequence GTGCCTGACACGCTGTTGAACGTCCAGAACCTGCGCAAGGTCTACGAGTCCTCGACGGGAAACGTCGAGGCGATCGGAGACATCAGCTTCCGCATGGCCGCCGGTGAGCTGGTGTGCATCGTCGGTCCGTCCGGGTGCGGCAAGACGACGCTTCTGAAGTGCATCGCCGGGCTGCTCAAGCCGACCTCGGGCATCGTCCAGCTCGACGGCAAGACGGTGACGACCCCGCCCGACAAGATGGCGCTTGTTTTCCAGGAGTACGGGCGCAGCCTGTATCCGTGGCTGACAGTGAGCGGCAACGTCGAGCTGCCGCTCAAGCACAAGAAACTCTCGCGTGCAGACCGGGATCGCCTCATCGACGACGCTCTCACCGCCGTCGGGCTCGACCACGCCGCCAAGAGCTACCCCTGGCAGCTGTCGGGCGGGATGCAGCAGCGCGTCGCCATCGCGCGCGCGGTGGCGTACCAGCCCGAGGTGCTGATCATGGACGAGCCGTTCGCTGCTGTGGACGCCCAGACGCGCGCAGATCTGGAGGACCTCGTGCGGACGCTTCACCGCGAGCGAGGGATGTCCATCCTGTTCGTCACGCATGACATCGACGAATCGGTGTACCTGGGGGAGCGGGTGGTGGTCCTGTCCAAATCGCCGACCTGGGTGCAGGAGGATCTCGCCATCGACCTGGCTGCGGAGCGGGATCAGATCACCACCCGCGCGCTGCCGCGGTTCACCGAGCTGCGCACCCACGTGTACGAGCAGATCCAGCGGGCGAAGCGCGGCGAGGCCGTGCGGCCGGCAGCGTGA
- a CDS encoding aldehyde dehydrogenase family protein, with protein MTDTIGADSATAVAGEAGTQIKTGLYIGGQERHTAATLDVADPGKPGVIVGRAASATPQDVDDAVAAAKAAYPAWSALSAPERAEKMRAALEGIADARDADAAILSQENGKIRFESWVDSLVFEIRWNLALMLADEVGTGKVLPVVPGIPVETTVSYQSLGVVTLIVPFNWPIAILGAALPHALLAGNTAIVKPPPSTPLALTRVVQRIAEKLPAGVLNVVTGKDENMSGLISNTDIAKVCFTGSVNGGKRIMEMASKSLTRVTLELGGNDAAIFLEDAILDDAHLDRIYAAVFDTTGQICMNAKRLYVHRSRLDELVAGLSARLDKAVIGYGLDEGTTMGPLHQSAQKAFVEDIIQEAKDAGADVREFGELPGGDLDGGNFLRPAIVVDPDPALRVVTQEQFGPVIPILPFDTEDEAIAAANDTWAGLCGSVWTADVDSANRVGGQLACGYVWVNDHGATRLDLRAPFGGMKQSGFGREQGIEGIRAFQDTRSIAHIDAAALAAQAH; from the coding sequence ATGACGGACACCATCGGCGCGGACTCCGCGACCGCAGTCGCCGGCGAGGCCGGCACGCAAATCAAGACGGGCCTGTACATCGGCGGACAGGAGCGGCACACCGCCGCCACGCTCGATGTCGCCGACCCGGGCAAGCCCGGCGTGATCGTGGGGCGCGCAGCCTCCGCCACGCCACAGGACGTCGACGACGCCGTCGCCGCGGCCAAGGCCGCCTACCCGGCCTGGTCCGCGCTTTCCGCGCCGGAGCGGGCCGAGAAGATGCGCGCCGCCCTGGAAGGGATCGCCGACGCACGTGACGCGGATGCGGCGATCCTCTCGCAGGAGAACGGAAAGATCCGGTTCGAGTCGTGGGTGGATTCCCTGGTGTTCGAGATCCGGTGGAACCTCGCCCTGATGCTCGCCGACGAGGTGGGCACCGGCAAGGTCCTCCCGGTCGTTCCCGGCATCCCGGTGGAGACCACCGTCTCGTACCAGTCCCTCGGTGTGGTCACCCTGATCGTGCCGTTCAACTGGCCGATCGCCATCCTGGGTGCGGCTCTCCCGCACGCGCTGCTGGCCGGCAACACCGCGATCGTCAAGCCGCCGCCCTCCACGCCCTTGGCGCTGACCCGCGTCGTGCAGCGGATCGCCGAGAAGCTCCCCGCCGGCGTGCTGAACGTCGTCACCGGCAAGGACGAGAACATGTCCGGCCTGATCTCGAACACCGACATCGCCAAGGTCTGCTTCACCGGCAGCGTCAACGGCGGCAAGCGCATCATGGAGATGGCATCCAAGTCCCTCACCCGGGTGACGCTCGAACTCGGCGGGAACGACGCGGCGATCTTCCTCGAGGACGCGATCCTCGACGATGCCCACCTGGACCGCATCTACGCCGCCGTGTTCGACACGACCGGGCAGATCTGCATGAACGCCAAGCGCCTGTACGTGCACCGCTCACGGCTCGATGAGCTGGTCGCAGGGCTCTCCGCGCGCCTGGACAAGGCCGTGATCGGCTACGGACTGGACGAGGGCACCACAATGGGTCCACTGCACCAGAGCGCCCAGAAGGCGTTCGTGGAGGACATCATCCAGGAGGCCAAGGATGCCGGCGCCGACGTGCGCGAGTTCGGCGAGCTCCCCGGTGGGGATCTGGACGGCGGCAACTTCCTGCGCCCGGCCATCGTCGTGGACCCCGACCCCGCGCTGCGCGTGGTCACGCAGGAGCAGTTCGGCCCGGTCATCCCGATCCTCCCGTTCGACACCGAGGACGAGGCGATCGCGGCGGCCAACGACACGTGGGCCGGGCTGTGCGGCTCGGTGTGGACGGCCGATGTCGACTCGGCCAACCGCGTCGGCGGACAGCTGGCGTGCGGCTACGTGTGGGTCAACGACCACGGCGCGACGCGCCTGGACCTGCGGGCGCCGTTCGGCGGCATGAAGCAGTCCGGGTTCGGTCGCGAGCAGGGCATCGAGGGCATCCGCGCCTTCCAGGACACCCGTTCCATCGCCCACATCGACGCCGCGGCCCTGGCCGCGCAAGCACACTGA
- a CDS encoding long-chain fatty acid--CoA ligase, which produces MHNQGLGAWMAKRRLKTPDKPALIHGEGESVSYRQLADGTDRVSALLWHRGVRKGDRVAFIGENSPEFVQVLFGTAQLGAVFVPVNTRLAPPEIAHVLTDSGARVLIHGPEFAGRVADGVATAGIPHVIVTGDGGLNDLLAATPGGHVDADVALDDPAAILYTSGTTGKAKGAVLTHQNLTSVALNCLVDYDIVSTDVALMISPLFHAASLGMGALPVILKGATMVLEKGFEAGRALELIEHHGVTMLSGVPTTFQLLADHPRWGETDLSTLQKLTCGGSAVPTRILNAYEQRGLSFSQGYGMTETSPGATSLAPDKTRSKQGSVGLPHFFTDVRIVDGNGAMVPRGTVGEIEVTGPNVFAGYLNLPAETAAAFSPDGWFRSGDMGYLDPDGYLFIADRLKDMIISGGENIYPAEIENLINDIDGVTGVAVIGVSDDAWGEVPLAVLTVRGGAAVSVHDVRAHLDGKLARYKIPKRVIVTDELPRTASGKVRKADLRARFGG; this is translated from the coding sequence ATGCACAATCAAGGACTGGGCGCCTGGATGGCCAAGCGACGCCTCAAGACGCCCGACAAACCCGCGCTGATCCACGGGGAGGGCGAGTCGGTCAGCTACCGGCAGCTCGCCGACGGCACCGACCGCGTCTCGGCACTGCTGTGGCACCGCGGGGTGCGCAAGGGCGATCGGGTCGCGTTCATCGGCGAGAACAGCCCGGAGTTCGTCCAGGTGCTGTTCGGGACCGCTCAGCTCGGAGCCGTGTTCGTCCCCGTCAACACCAGGCTCGCGCCGCCCGAGATCGCCCATGTGCTCACCGACTCCGGCGCACGTGTACTGATCCACGGTCCGGAGTTCGCCGGCCGCGTCGCCGACGGCGTCGCGACGGCGGGGATCCCCCACGTCATCGTGACCGGCGACGGCGGGCTGAACGACCTGCTGGCCGCTACGCCGGGCGGCCACGTCGATGCCGACGTGGCGCTGGATGACCCGGCTGCGATCCTGTACACCTCGGGAACGACCGGCAAGGCGAAGGGCGCCGTGCTGACGCACCAGAACCTGACCTCGGTCGCGCTGAACTGTCTCGTCGACTACGACATCGTCTCCACCGACGTCGCACTGATGATCTCGCCGCTCTTCCACGCGGCATCCTTGGGGATGGGCGCGCTGCCGGTGATCCTCAAGGGCGCCACCATGGTGCTGGAGAAGGGGTTCGAGGCCGGCCGGGCGCTGGAGCTGATCGAGCACCATGGGGTGACGATGCTGAGCGGCGTGCCGACGACCTTCCAGCTGCTTGCCGATCATCCTCGCTGGGGGGAGACGGATCTGAGCACACTGCAGAAGCTCACCTGCGGGGGGTCGGCCGTGCCCACGCGCATCCTGAACGCCTACGAACAGCGCGGCCTGTCGTTCTCGCAGGGCTACGGCATGACCGAGACATCCCCGGGCGCGACCTCGCTGGCGCCGGACAAGACGAGGTCCAAGCAGGGCAGCGTCGGTCTTCCGCATTTCTTCACGGATGTCCGGATCGTCGACGGCAACGGAGCGATGGTGCCGCGCGGCACCGTGGGCGAGATCGAGGTGACCGGCCCCAATGTGTTCGCCGGCTACCTCAACCTTCCCGCTGAGACCGCCGCGGCGTTCTCGCCGGACGGGTGGTTCCGCTCCGGCGACATGGGGTATCTGGACCCGGATGGCTACCTGTTCATCGCGGACCGGCTGAAGGACATGATCATCTCCGGCGGCGAGAACATCTACCCCGCCGAGATCGAGAACCTGATCAACGACATCGACGGAGTCACCGGGGTCGCCGTCATCGGCGTGTCCGACGACGCGTGGGGCGAGGTGCCGCTGGCTGTCCTCACGGTGCGCGGCGGAGCGGCGGTCTCGGTGCACGATGTGCGTGCTCACCTGGACGGAAAGCTCGCTCGCTACAAGATCCCCAAGAGGGTCATCGTCACGGACGAGCTCCCGCGGACCGCGTCCGGGAAGGTGCGGAAGGCCGATCTCCGGGCACGCTTCGGGGGCTGA
- a CDS encoding MarR family transcriptional regulator, with the protein MDGAGDSRESGLDSPSTASELVDDVSFLLARANALSLAAGNAALSRHGLRVRSYSVLALAASSARPSQRELAELLRLDPSQVVALVDELQTRGLVVREPDPTDRRANVVVATDRGRALHAEAEASARGAEQQLHDDLSAAERRLLTDLLRRLAFPARR; encoded by the coding sequence ATGGACGGCGCCGGCGACAGCAGGGAGAGCGGCCTCGACTCTCCTTCCACAGCGAGCGAGTTGGTCGACGACGTGAGCTTCCTGCTCGCCCGTGCCAACGCGCTCTCGCTCGCGGCCGGCAATGCCGCGCTGTCGCGTCACGGACTGCGCGTGCGCTCGTATTCGGTGCTGGCCCTGGCGGCGAGCAGCGCTCGTCCGTCCCAGCGCGAACTGGCCGAGCTTCTGCGCCTGGATCCGAGTCAGGTCGTCGCGCTCGTGGACGAGCTGCAGACCCGTGGACTGGTCGTGCGCGAGCCCGACCCCACGGACCGGCGCGCGAACGTCGTCGTCGCCACCGACCGAGGCCGCGCCCTCCACGCGGAAGCGGAGGCATCCGCCCGCGGCGCGGAACAGCAGCTGCACGACGATCTGTCCGCGGCCGAGCGGCGCCTGCTGACCGATCTGCTGCGGCGCTTGGCCTTCCCCGCGCGTCGCTGA
- a CDS encoding ABC transporter permease → MHTDGTTGAPVQTQTVQDARRFRRGRRTRSARKIALGTAGIVGFLVTWQLLPSLGIVDPRYFPTATETLAQLGQDVRDLEFWRNVGRTLTKWGIGLLMATVLAVVLGTIIGLVPFLRRATHTTVEFLRPIPSVALIPLAVLLFGYQIQSALLIIVYASFWQVFIQVLYGVADVDAVARDTARSFGLSRGSRIVNLVFPTALPYLMTGVRLAAAVALILAITAEMFIGNPGLGREIVFAQSAGNWPAVYALVIVTGLLGLLINLVFRAIERRTLSWHQSVRGEDVL, encoded by the coding sequence ATGCACACCGACGGTACGACGGGGGCGCCCGTGCAGACGCAGACCGTTCAGGATGCGCGGCGGTTCCGCCGCGGCCGCCGCACCCGATCCGCGCGGAAGATCGCACTGGGCACCGCCGGCATCGTCGGGTTCCTCGTGACGTGGCAGCTGCTGCCCTCGCTGGGCATCGTCGACCCGCGCTACTTCCCGACCGCGACCGAGACGCTCGCGCAGCTCGGCCAGGACGTGCGCGATCTGGAGTTCTGGCGAAACGTCGGCCGCACGCTCACGAAGTGGGGCATCGGTCTGCTCATGGCCACGGTGCTCGCCGTGGTGCTCGGCACGATCATCGGGCTCGTGCCGTTCCTGCGCCGGGCGACCCACACGACTGTGGAATTCCTCCGGCCGATCCCGTCGGTGGCGCTCATCCCGCTCGCGGTGCTTCTGTTCGGCTACCAGATCCAGTCGGCGCTGCTGATCATCGTCTACGCGAGCTTCTGGCAGGTGTTCATCCAGGTGCTGTACGGCGTCGCGGACGTGGATGCCGTCGCGCGCGACACGGCCCGCAGCTTCGGGTTGTCGCGAGGGTCGCGGATCGTCAATCTCGTCTTCCCCACAGCGCTCCCGTATCTCATGACCGGCGTGCGACTGGCCGCTGCCGTGGCGCTGATCCTCGCGATCACGGCGGAGATGTTCATCGGAAACCCCGGGCTCGGGCGTGAGATCGTGTTCGCGCAGTCCGCGGGCAATTGGCCGGCGGTGTACGCACTGGTCATCGTCACCGGGCTGCTCGGCCTTCTCATCAACCTCGTCTTCCGCGCGATCGAGCGCAGGACGCTCTCATGGCATCAGTCGGTACGAGGGGAGGACGTGCTGTGA
- a CDS encoding ABC transporter permease, with protein MTLYTSTVVTPRRPSRVWAKIGESTIYAIGLPVALVVIWGIWATIAPAKFFPSPAELIAAFVDTWIGPAFVTDVLPSLARLGIGIVLSIAVGIAAGTLIGLNRWLRDLLEPMLEFFRAVPPPVLLPIAVVLMGPTDAMKVVVIVLGSVWPILLNTIEGVRSTDSVMTETARSFAVTSSERLRYLVLPAASPRIMAGVRQSLSIALILMVISELGYASSGLGFQIVYFQRNYLIAEMWSGILLLGLIGVLLATIFGFVERRVLRWYHGIKEVERA; from the coding sequence GTGACCCTCTACACGAGCACGGTCGTCACGCCCCGACGCCCCTCACGAGTGTGGGCGAAGATCGGCGAGAGCACCATCTATGCGATCGGCCTGCCCGTCGCCCTCGTGGTGATCTGGGGCATCTGGGCCACGATCGCCCCCGCGAAATTCTTCCCGTCTCCTGCCGAGCTCATCGCGGCGTTCGTCGACACCTGGATCGGCCCGGCGTTCGTCACCGACGTGCTGCCGAGCCTGGCGCGTCTGGGGATCGGCATCGTCTTGTCGATCGCGGTCGGCATCGCAGCCGGCACGCTGATCGGTCTGAACCGCTGGCTGCGCGACCTGCTCGAGCCGATGCTGGAGTTCTTCCGCGCGGTTCCGCCGCCGGTGCTGCTTCCGATCGCGGTCGTGCTGATGGGCCCGACCGATGCCATGAAAGTCGTGGTGATCGTCCTCGGGTCGGTGTGGCCGATCCTGCTGAACACGATCGAGGGCGTGCGCTCGACGGACTCGGTCATGACCGAGACGGCACGATCGTTCGCGGTGACTTCGTCCGAGCGCCTCCGCTATCTGGTACTTCCCGCGGCCAGCCCGCGGATCATGGCGGGGGTGCGGCAGTCGCTGTCGATCGCCCTCATCCTCATGGTCATCTCCGAGCTCGGCTACGCGTCGTCTGGTCTCGGATTCCAGATCGTCTACTTCCAGCGCAACTACCTCATCGCCGAGATGTGGAGCGGCATCCTGCTGCTCGGGCTCATCGGAGTGCTTCTCGCGACGATCTTCGGATTCGTCGAGCGCCGCGTGCTGCGCTGGTACCACGGAATCAAGGAGGTGGAGCGTGCCTGA
- a CDS encoding MaoC family dehydratase: MTTSIAYADVAGLAGTDLGFTDWLEMTQERVNTFADATGDHQWIHVDPERAKSGPFGAPIAHGFLTLSLAVTFWTELLDVDGVTTKVNYGLDKVRFVSPVPVGARVRMGAVIAEVTEIAGGYQLTVDQTIEIDGAAKPAVVARGLYRFYG, encoded by the coding sequence ATGACCACCTCCATCGCATACGCCGATGTCGCCGGCCTCGCCGGCACCGATCTCGGTTTCACCGACTGGCTGGAGATGACCCAGGAGCGCGTGAACACGTTCGCCGATGCCACCGGCGACCACCAGTGGATCCACGTCGACCCGGAACGCGCGAAGAGCGGGCCGTTCGGCGCGCCCATCGCGCACGGCTTCCTGACCCTCTCCCTCGCGGTCACCTTCTGGACCGAGCTGCTGGATGTGGACGGCGTGACGACGAAGGTCAACTACGGACTGGACAAGGTGCGCTTCGTCTCTCCCGTCCCGGTGGGTGCGCGCGTGCGCATGGGCGCGGTCATCGCCGAGGTCACCGAGATCGCCGGCGGCTACCAGCTGACCGTCGATCAGACCATCGAGATCGATGGCGCCGCCAAGCCGGCCGTCGTGGCCCGCGGCCTCTACCGCTTCTACGGGTAG
- a CDS encoding PaaX family transcriptional regulator C-terminal domain-containing protein, with protein MIFDPDPAERGRSLRSRQPKQLLLAFFGEFVVDQDVPPLRASALIDVLEGAGVAAPATRATLDRMVRRGMLARERRGREIAFSLTGDGSAVLREAVQRVRGPSPFAPQGEGWTLVTFSVPENQRTLRHRLRSALTWEGFAPLRDGLWVAPGEVDLGAALAPLRADLPGGAVAGFHARELEGFPIADSVRDAWDLDSISTAHTAFIEAWSAPSADADADADAGGALAARTMLVADWLALLRADPRLPRDFLGPQWPSDRSYEVFWSWRARLDPASDAQFTAIAATSEISPRSVPGDRPSAPSRTRSAGARP; from the coding sequence GTGATCTTCGATCCGGATCCCGCCGAACGGGGACGCAGCCTGCGCAGCAGACAGCCCAAGCAACTGCTGCTGGCGTTCTTCGGCGAGTTCGTCGTCGACCAGGACGTTCCGCCGCTGCGCGCCAGCGCCCTGATCGACGTGCTGGAAGGCGCCGGGGTGGCGGCGCCGGCCACGCGGGCCACGCTCGATCGCATGGTTCGACGCGGGATGCTCGCCCGCGAGCGGCGCGGGCGGGAGATCGCGTTCTCCCTGACCGGAGACGGAAGCGCCGTGCTGCGCGAGGCGGTGCAGCGCGTGCGCGGACCGTCCCCCTTCGCCCCGCAGGGAGAGGGCTGGACGCTGGTCACCTTCAGCGTCCCGGAGAACCAGCGCACGCTCCGGCACCGGCTGCGCTCTGCACTGACCTGGGAGGGGTTCGCCCCCCTGCGGGACGGACTGTGGGTCGCCCCGGGGGAGGTCGATCTCGGGGCGGCGCTCGCGCCGCTGCGCGCGGACCTTCCGGGCGGCGCGGTGGCCGGGTTCCACGCACGCGAGCTCGAGGGATTCCCGATCGCCGACAGCGTGCGGGACGCCTGGGATCTGGACAGCATCAGCACCGCGCACACCGCGTTCATCGAGGCCTGGTCGGCGCCGTCCGCCGATGCCGATGCCGATGCCGATGCGGGTGGGGCACTGGCCGCGCGGACCATGCTGGTGGCCGATTGGCTGGCGCTGCTGCGCGCGGACCCTCGCCTTCCCCGCGACTTCCTCGGTCCGCAGTGGCCGTCAGACCGGTCCTACGAGGTCTTCTGGTCGTGGCGCGCACGACTGGACCCGGCATCCGACGCGCAATTCACCGCGATCGCCGCCACGTCCGAGATCAGCCCCCGAAGCGTGCCCGGAGATCGGCCTTCCGCACCTTCCCGGACGCGGTCCGCGGGAGCTCGTCCGTGA
- a CDS encoding SDR family NAD(P)-dependent oxidoreductase — protein MSLHAAPLAGKVAIVTGSGRGLGFAYAAELARQGASVVINDVDAATADAAVAAIVADGGKAVAVIAPVGPTETAQQLVAAAVESFGRLDILVTNAGVLRDTVLWKMSDDDFDTVINVHLRGTFTCTREAVTYMRDNGIRGRIIAIGSPTGQRGNFGQTNYAAAKAGIVGMVRTWALELKRAGITANAVIPVAATAMTATVPYFAAAVEADAKGEAMPAFFRHDLGFGTSDDVAGLIAYLASDAAADVTGQAIGVGGDRLQLWSHPEPVVTAYRDGGWTYDALQESFAGELGGALETVGEQFPPLPADLQRPPA, from the coding sequence ATGTCTCTGCACGCCGCCCCCCTCGCGGGCAAGGTCGCCATCGTCACCGGATCCGGTCGGGGCCTCGGCTTCGCCTACGCCGCGGAGCTCGCCCGGCAGGGCGCGTCCGTCGTGATCAACGATGTGGATGCCGCCACCGCCGATGCCGCTGTCGCCGCCATCGTCGCGGACGGCGGCAAGGCCGTCGCGGTCATCGCCCCGGTCGGACCCACCGAGACCGCGCAGCAGCTGGTGGCCGCCGCCGTTGAGAGCTTCGGTCGGCTCGACATCCTCGTCACCAACGCCGGCGTGCTGCGCGATACCGTGCTCTGGAAGATGAGCGACGACGACTTCGACACGGTCATCAACGTGCACCTCCGCGGCACATTCACCTGCACGCGCGAAGCGGTGACGTACATGCGCGATAACGGCATCCGCGGCCGCATCATCGCGATCGGCTCACCTACGGGCCAGCGCGGCAACTTCGGCCAGACCAACTACGCGGCCGCCAAGGCCGGCATCGTCGGGATGGTGCGCACCTGGGCGCTCGAGCTCAAGCGTGCCGGCATCACCGCGAACGCGGTCATCCCGGTAGCCGCCACCGCGATGACCGCCACGGTGCCCTACTTCGCCGCGGCCGTCGAAGCCGACGCCAAGGGCGAGGCGATGCCCGCGTTCTTCCGTCACGACCTGGGCTTCGGAACGTCCGACGACGTCGCAGGCCTCATCGCCTATCTCGCATCGGATGCCGCGGCCGACGTCACCGGCCAGGCCATCGGCGTCGGCGGCGACCGGCTCCAGCTGTGGTCGCACCCGGAGCCGGTCGTCACGGCATACCGGGACGGCGGCTGGACCTATGACGCGCTCCAGGAGTCCTTCGCCGGGGAACTCGGCGGGGCACTGGAAACGGTCGGCGAACAGTTCCCGCCGCTGCCCGCCGACCTGCAGCGCCCCCCGGCGTAG
- a CDS encoding MFS transporter has protein sequence MSTAERRSSAVFLFIAVCLIAANMRPTITSIGPLLDQIGADTGMGASTLGLVASVPLVAWAIFSPVAHDLTRRFGMSRVMLWALLLLTVGTVVRSLPGPVVSLWIGTALLGIALAIVNVLMPAVVKRDFSGHVAGMTALYSALLGGFGAIASGIAVPVSHLSWPQDPAGWRFALLLIGGILLPFAIVAWIVTSRRSPTVVPARAPGRRRRTGIWTDRTAWLVAGYMGAQASIFYMLVTWLASISTSIGRSPVVAGLDVMLYQLFSIAGSLILPLLLRGRARRVIPALIPSVGVIGVIGLMLAPEGIMFWAACLGSSSGASLSMSLTLMAQRARDHDTAAALSGMSQSVGYVVAALGPVLFGWAHATTGNWMISLGLLLLALACQSVIGMLVGRDRYVLER, from the coding sequence GTGAGCACCGCCGAGCGCCGATCGTCCGCCGTGTTCCTGTTCATCGCCGTCTGCCTGATCGCGGCGAACATGCGCCCGACCATCACCTCGATCGGTCCGCTGCTGGATCAGATCGGCGCGGACACCGGCATGGGCGCCAGCACCCTCGGGCTGGTCGCCTCGGTGCCCCTGGTCGCCTGGGCGATCTTCTCCCCCGTCGCCCACGACCTGACCCGCCGGTTCGGGATGTCGCGGGTCATGCTGTGGGCGCTGCTCCTGCTGACGGTGGGCACCGTGGTCCGCTCGCTGCCCGGCCCGGTCGTGAGCCTGTGGATCGGCACCGCGCTGCTGGGGATCGCGCTGGCGATCGTCAACGTGCTCATGCCCGCGGTGGTCAAGCGGGACTTCTCCGGCCACGTGGCCGGGATGACCGCCCTGTACTCGGCACTCCTGGGCGGGTTCGGGGCGATCGCCTCGGGCATCGCCGTACCGGTCTCCCACCTCAGCTGGCCGCAGGATCCCGCCGGCTGGCGTTTCGCGCTGCTGCTGATCGGCGGCATCCTGCTGCCGTTCGCCATCGTCGCCTGGATCGTGACGTCCCGGCGCTCGCCCACCGTTGTGCCCGCCCGCGCGCCCGGCCGCCGCCGGCGCACGGGCATCTGGACGGACCGGACCGCGTGGCTGGTCGCCGGGTACATGGGCGCGCAGGCGTCGATCTTCTACATGCTGGTCACCTGGCTGGCGAGCATCTCCACCTCGATCGGACGCTCCCCCGTGGTCGCGGGCCTGGACGTCATGCTCTACCAGCTGTTCTCGATCGCCGGATCTCTGATCCTGCCGCTGCTGCTGCGCGGCCGCGCCCGCCGCGTGATCCCCGCGCTCATCCCGTCGGTCGGGGTGATCGGCGTCATCGGACTGATGCTGGCGCCCGAGGGGATCATGTTCTGGGCCGCGTGCCTCGGCTCCTCCTCGGGGGCGTCGCTGAGCATGTCGCTCACCCTGATGGCGCAGCGCGCCCGCGACCACGACACCGCAGCCGCTCTGTCGGGAATGTCCCAGTCCGTCGGCTACGTCGTCGCCGCGCTGGGACCGGTGCTGTTCGGCTGGGCGCACGCCACGACCGGCAACTGGATGATCTCGCTCGGCCTCCTGCTGCTGGCGCTGGCCTGCCAGTCGGTGATCGGCATGCTCGTCGGGCGCGACCGCTACGTCCTGGAGCGCTGA